TCTCGCCTTGAGCCTCGGCCTGCTCCTGAGCGCCCCGGGCCCCGGGGGGGCGGCGGCGGCGGCGCTCCTGGCCGCCGCCTTGCCTTGGTTGCACGTGAAGATGATCCCGGCCGCGGGTGTCCTCGGCCTTTTGGGTCTTCTCCGTCTGCGGGGTCGTTCCCTCGTTGTCTTCCTGGGGATCGCGGGGGCCATGGCCGCGGTCTACCTGGCCTACTTTCAGCACATCTACGGCCATCCCAACCCCCTGGCCATCTATGGGGGGGCCGCCCCCGCGGAGCCGGGCGGATCGCCGCTGCGCGCGGCTCTCGGCCTCCTGCTGGACCGCTCCTTCGGCCTCCTGCCCTGCGCGCCCGTGTTCCTGCTCGCCCTGGCCGGGATCGGCCTGTTCGCGCGACGGCCCTGGGCAGAGACTCTCCCCGCGGCTCTCCTCGCGGTTTCGGTGTTGGCTCCGGTCCTTGGATGGCGGATGTGGTGGGGAGGGCAATGCCCTCCGGGTCGTCTGCTCGTGCCCCTCATGCCGTTCCTGGGCCTCGCGCTCGCCTTCCGCGCGGCGGGTCCTGCCCGCGGCCTCATGCGCTGGCGATGGCCCCTTATCTCGTCGGGGCTCGCGCTGGCCGCATTCATGATCGCGGAGCCGACACGGCTCCTCCTCCTCAACCGGGGGAATCGCCCCACGCGGGTGTGGGCCGCGCTCTCCGGGGCGTGGCCGGTCGGCCGCTACCTCCCTTCCCTCACCGCCCCCGATCCGGCGGAGACGCGGGTCGCTCTCCTCTGGGTGGTGGCGGTAGGAGGTGTCATCATCCTCGATCAGCTGGCCCGGCGGAGTGATGCCATCGACCGCCTCTTCCGCGGCCTGGGGCTGCCCCTGCTGCTGGCCCTGACGGCGGGAGGGCTGGTGGATGGGTGGGCGCGTGCGGGATCGGCGCCGGTCAAAGACGGGGCCTCCCTCCTCCCCGAAGGAAGGGAAGGCGTGGAGGGAGACCCCGCGGGGTCAGTTCGAGAGGCGCAGCTGCCAGCGGTCCTTGTCGCGGTTGGACTCGAAGGAGCCGGGCGTGAGGGCCCGCTCCAGGACCTCCTCGATCGACGAGACGAGCGTCACTTTGAGATCGGTGCGGACGTTCTCGGGGATGTCCTCCTTCACCGCCTTCTCGTTGCGCTTGGGGAGGAGGACTTCTTTGACTCCCAGGCGGTGCGCGGCCAGGACCTTCTCCTTGATTCCTCCCACCGGGAGCACGCGCCCGGAGAGCGTCATCTCTCCGGTCATGGCCACCCGGGGCCTCACGGGGCGGCCGGTGAGCAGGGAGACGATGGCAGTGACGAGGGTGATGCCGGCGGACGGGCCGTCCTTGGGAATCGCCCCCTCCGGCACGTGGAGGTGCAGGTCGACCCGCTCGAAGAAGGAGTCCTCGATCCCGAGTTGGCGGGCGTGGGCCCGCACCCAGGAAAGGGCGGCCTGGGCGCTCTCCTTCATGACGTCGCCCAGCTGCCCGGTCAGGGTGAGGCCTTTCTTCCCGAACATCTGGCTGGCTTCGATGTAGAGCACCTCGCCCCCGGCCGCGGTCCAGGAGAGGCCTAGGGCCACCCCCGGAATGAGCGTGCGCTCATCCATCTCCTCGCGCATGAAGTAGGGCGCGCCTAAGAACTCTTCCACTCTCTCGGGGGTGACGGCCACTGTCTCCGGAGATCCTTCCGCCTTCTTGCGCGCCACCTTGCGGATGATGCTCGCGATCTCCCGCTCCAGGTTCCGGAGGCCGGCCTCCCGGGTGTACTCCCGGATGAGTTTGGTCAGGGCCTCGTCACCGAAGGCCACCGTCTCCGCGGTCATCCCGTGGTTCTCGAGCTGACGGGGGATGATGTGGCGTCGGGCGATGTGCAGCTTCTCCTCCTCGATGTAGCCGGCGAGGCGGATTACCTCCATGCGGTCTTTCAGGGCAGGGGGCACGGTGTCGAGGATGTTGGCGGTGGTGATGAACAGCACCTCCGAGAGGTCGAAGGGCAAATCGATGTAGTGGTCCTTGAAGGTGTTGTTCTGCTCGGGGTCCAAGACCTCGAGGAGGGCGGCCGAGGGATCACCCCGGAAGTCCAGCCCGATCTTGTCCACCTCGTCCAGGATGAAGACGGGGTTCTTGCTGTCCGCCCGGCGTAGGCCCTGGATGATCTGCCCAGGCAGGGCTCCGATGTATGTCCGCCGATGGCCGCGGATCTCCGCCTCGTCCCGCATGCCGCCCAGGCTGATGCGCACGAACTTGCGACCGAGCGCGCTGGCGATGGACTTGCCGAGGCTGGTCTTGCCCACCCCCGGGGGTCCCACGAAGCAGAGGATGGGCCCCTTGAGGTCCGGCTTCATCTTGCGCACGGCCAGGTACTCGAGGATCCGATCCTTGACCTTCTCCAGGTCGTAGTGGTCGTTGTCCAGGACCTCCTTGGCCTTGGCGAGGTCGATTTCGACCTCCGTGCGCCGGCTCCAGGGCAGGGCCACCAGCCAGTCCAGGTAGGTGCGGGCCACCGTGTACTCGGCGGCGGCGGGGGACATCTTGGTAAGGCGGTCCAGCTCGCGCACGGCTTCCTTCTTGATCTCCTCCGGCATCCCCGCCTTCTCGACCTTCTCCCGTAGCTCGTTGTACTCGCGCTGCTGGTCGTCCCCGTCCCCCAGCTCCTTCTGGATGGCCTTCATCTGCTCGCGCAGGTAGTACTCGCGCTGGTTCTTCTGGAGTTCGCTCTTGACCTGGCTCTGGATCTTGCTGCCGACCTCCAGCACCTCCAGATCCTTGACCAGCACCTTGTTGATACGGTCCAGCCGCGCCCGCACGTCGAGGATCTCCAGGAACTCCTGCTTCTGAGCGGTGTTCAGGGAGGGGATGCTGCCGGCGATGAAATCGGCCAGGCGCGCCGGATCCTGGATGTTGGCGGCCAAGGTCTGCAGCTCGTCGGACAGGGTGGGGGAGAGCTCCACCACCCGCTGGAAGAGTCCTTGCACGCTCTGGGCCAGGGCCCGTACCTCGACCTCCTGGGCGGCGGGCACCACGTCCTTAAGCAGCTCCAGGCCGGCCTTGATGAACGGCCGGTACTGGTTCACCCCCAGGAGGGAGAAGCGCTGGATGCCCTGCACGACCAGGCGCAGGGATCCATCCGGGAACTTGAACATCTTGTGGATATGGGTGAGGGTGCCCACGCGGTAGAGGTCGCTCTCTACGGGGTCATCGATGGTGGGGTCCCGCTGGGTCACCACCCCGATGACCTTGCGGTCGCGGACCGCCTCATGCACGAGGGCCACCGAGCTCTCCCGCGCCACGGCCAGGGGCAGGATGGCGTGGGGAAACAGGATGGTGTCGCGCAGGGGCAGGATGGCCAGCTCCCGCGGCACGTCCGATAGGTTCACTTCGTGGACGCCTCCGGACTCGAAGTCCGGCGTACGGTCGTCCTTGGTCTCGCTCATTCGGTCTCTCCCGGTTAGCGGACGGCCACCGAGAACTCCTTCTGGAAGCGCGCGAAGGCGCGGGCCTCGCGCTCGGCCTCGGTCTTCATCTCCTCCTGCTCCTGGCAGCTCCGGCAAAGAGCGGCGAAGGGCAGGGCCTTGAGGCGGGCTTCCGCGATCTCGGAGCTGCACTCCGCGCACGATCCGTAGGTGCCGGTCTCCAGGCGCTGGATGGCTTCGTCGATCTTGCTCAGGGTCTCCGACTTCATCTGCATGAGAGCAAAGTCCACTTCCTGCACGAAGTCATCGACGCTCTGCTCCTCGGCGTCCTTGACCTCGGTGACCTCGGCGGGCAGGGTCTCCCGGAGAGAGCGGAGCTTCTGCTGAATCTCGTTCCGCCGCTCTTCGAGCATGCCCTTCAGCACCTCGTAACGCTCGCGATCCACGACGCCTTTCTTCCTTGCCATCGGATGCCTCCCTTCTTGGTGAGGTTCCTTCTCCTTCACGATACCTTCAGGACCACGAACCGGAACCCGTTGGAATCACGCACGCGCAGGCGCGCGACTCCTTCCTTGCGGGCCGCTTCGATCGCCTGCTCGAATTCGTCGACGCCACCCACCGGGCTGCCGTTGACGCTGACGATCACGTCCCCTCTCTTGAGGCCGGCCTGTTCCGCGGTCTCGCCCGCTTCGACATCCCGGACCACCACCCCCTTGGTCGCCCGCGGCAGCTCCAGCCGCTCGGCCAGGGTGGGGTTCAGGTCCTGGAGGGTCATGCCCAGCTTGCCCTTGCGGGCCTCTCCGCCCTCCGCTTCCGCGGGCTCGTCCGGGAAGGTTCCGAGGGTCACGGAGAGCGCTTTCTCCTCCCCGCTCCGCAACAGGTTGAGGTGCACGGTGGTCCCCGGTGGCTTGGATGCGATGTAGCGGGAGAGGTCGCCGTTGTCCTGGATCTTCCGGGCGTCTGCGGTGAGGATCACGTCCTCGGCCTTGAGCCCGGCCTTCTCCGCCGGACCTCCCGGCGTGAGCTGGTTGATGATGGCTCCCTTGGCCTCCTTCATCTTCAGGCTCTTGGCCATGTCCTCGTCCACGGACTGGATCTGGATCCCGAGCCAGCCGCGCGTGACCTTACCCTTGTCGCGAAGCTGGGGAAGGATGTCCCGGGCCACGTTTATGGGCACGGAAAAGCCCACCCCCGACGACTGGTGCTCGCCCCCGGTGATGATCAGGGTGTTGATGCCCACCACCTGCCCGCGCGTGTTCAGAAGCGGGCCCCCGGAGTTGCCGGGGTTGATGGCGGCGTCGGTCTGGATCATGTCCACGGTGGTGCCTTGCACGCCCAGCGCGAGGGCCCGCCCCTTGAAGGAGATCACGCCCACCGTCACGCTGTTGCCCCCGAGGCCGAACGGGTTCCCGACCGCCATCACCCACTCGCCGACATCGATCTGGTCCGAGTCGCCGAGCTCCAGGGTGGTCAGCGCCTCCTTGGGCTCGATCTTGAGCAGGGCCACGTCTGTCCGGGCATCCTTCCCCACCAGCTTCGCCTCGTAGGTCTTCCCGCTACTGAGGGTGACCGAGATCTGGTCGGCGCCCTCCACGACGTGGCGGTTGGTGAGGATGCGCCCCTCCTTGTCGATGATGAAGCCCGAGCCCAGGCTGGTCTGGGTCTGGCGCTCGGTCCCGCTGCCCCCCCGGGGGAGGAAGCGGTCCATCATGTCGTCCCCGAAGAAGTCCCGGAAGGGATCCTGGAAGCGCTGCCGTTTAACGACTTTCCGGGTGTTGATGTTCACGACCCCCGGCGTCTCCCGGCGCGCGATGTCCCGGAAGGTGTCGAGGGTGAGCGCACCGGAGGCCCGGGCGGGGAGGTCGGAGGACACCGCGGCCTCGGGGGGCTTGGCCATGGCCGTCTCCGGCCTCTGGATCTGGGTCGTGACCAGGGCGCCGAGCAGCATGGCGGCCATGGCCACGGAGAAAAATGAAGCGATCGCCTTGCCGCGCGTATTCATCGAAGCTCTTGTCTCCCTCCCCTCTGCGGGGAGCTACGAAGGGTCCGGCCCGCGGCGCCCCTACCGACCTCTATCGGCTTTCGATCGGGAAAATTCCCGAGCCCGCGGATGAAACCCTTCAAAATGCAAGCAAAAACCGTACCGAGCCTGAGAACTGGGAAGATGTCCCGAACGACCCTTAACCGGTCGACCCGGGCCCAGGCCGCCCGGGATGTACGCCCCTTCCACCTAAGTTACGTTGGGAGCGAGTAAAAAGTTGTACCCAACGCCCGGCTCGGGACCCCCGGACTGTCCGTTCTGGCGTCCGGGGCGTCCTCTGCCAATGTCACTCCCCTGGCCGGCAGGGGGCCCTGGAGAGGCAATTTTCCGGGCCCCCGGCCGGGTCATCAGTAGTCGTCCATGCCTCCGGCCGGCATCGGCGGCTCCTTCTTCTTCTCCGGGATCTCCGCCACCACGACCTCGGTGGTCAGCATCAGGGCGGCAATCGAGGAGGCGTTCTGGATGGCGCAGCGCACCACCTTCGTGGGGTCGATGACGCCGGCGTCAATCAGGTTCTCGAACTTGTTGTTCTGGGCGTTGAACCCCATCTCCGAGTCCATGCCCCGCACCTTGCCCACCACGATGTTGCCCTCGTGGCCCGCGTTGTTGGCGATCCAGCGCAACGGCTCTTCCAGCGCCCGCCGCACCGTCTCCATGCCCACCCGCACGTCGTGGCCGAGGCTTTGGTCCTGAAGCGCCTTGTCCAGAGCGGGCACGGAGCGGAGCAGGGCCACGCCGCCGCCGGGCACGATGCCTTCCTCGACGGCGGCTTTGGTGGCGTGCATGGCGTCCTCCACCCGGGCTTTCTTCTCCTTCATCTCCGTCTCCGTGGCCGCTCCCACCTTGATCACAGCCACCCCGCCCACCAGCTTGGCCAGACGCTCCTGCAGCTTCTCGCGGTCGTAGTCGGAGGTGGTCTCCTCGATTTGGGTCCGGAGCTGCTTCACCCGGCCCTCGATGTCCCGGGGCTTGCCCGCACCCTCGATGATGGTGGTGTTCTCCTTGTCGATGACCACCTTCTTGGCCCGGCCCAGATCCTCGATTTTCATGCTTTCGAGCTTGATCCCGAGGTCTTCGGTGATGGCCTTGCCCCCGGTGAGGGTAGCGATGTCCTCCAGCATGGCCTTGCGGCGGTCCCCATAGCCGGGGGCCTTCACGGCCGCGGCCTTGAGGGTGCCCCGGAGCTTGTTGACCACCAGGGTGGCCAGGGCTTCGCCCTCCACCTCCTCGGCCACGATCAGGAGGGGCTTGCCCTGCTGGGCGATCTTCTCCAGCACGGGCAGCAGGTCCTTCATGCTCGAGATCTTCTTCTCGTAGATGAGCAGATAGGGCTCCTCGAGCACGACTTCCATCCGCTCGGCATCGGTCACGAAGTAGGGGGAGAGATAGCCGCGGTCGAAACGCATCCCCTCCACCACCTCCAGGACCGTTTCCATGGTCTTGGACTCCTCGACCGTGATCACGCCGTCCTTGCCCACCTTCTCCATGGCCTCGGCAATGATGCCGCCGATGGTCTCGTCGCTGTTGGCGGAGATGGTGCCCACCTGCGCGATCATCTTGCCCTTGACGGGCTTGCTCAGCTTCTTGAGCTCTTCCACGACCAGGGCTACCGCCTTCTCGATCCCTTTCTTCAACTCCATGGGGTTGACGCCGGCGGTCACGTTTTTGATTCCCTCGCGGAAGAGGCACTGGGCGAGCACGGTGGCGGTGGTGGTCCCATCCCCGGCCACGTCGCTCGTCTTGCTGGCCACCTCACGGACCATGCGGGCCCCCAGGTTCTCCATGGGGTCCTTGAGGTCCACCTCCTTGGCCACGGTGACTCCGTCCTTGGTGATGGTGGGGGAGCCGAACTTCCTGTCCAGGATGACATTCCGCCCCTTGGGCCCGAGCGTCACCTTAACGGCATCGGCCAGGGCATTGACGCCCTTCAGGACCGCGCCCCGCGCGGCCTCGCGGTAAACGATGTCTTTCGCCATTCCCAGTTCCTCCGAGAGAGTGTCTGAGCCTAGGAGCCGCTGCCCGCTTCACCCGGACGGGCCGCGTCACGGGCGTGCGCCGGGCACCGCTTGCTCACTGAAGAATCCCGAGGACCTCGTCCTCCTTGAGAATCAGGTACTCCTCACCGCCGATCTTGACGTCCGTCCCCGACCATTTGCCGACCAGCACCTTGTCTCCTGGCTTGAGGGTGAGGGGGACGCGGCTGCCGTCCTGCAGGATCCTCCCCGAGCCCACCCCCATCACCTCGGCCTTC
This DNA window, taken from Vicinamibacteria bacterium, encodes the following:
- a CDS encoding DegQ family serine endoprotease, whose product is MNTRGKAIASFFSVAMAAMLLGALVTTQIQRPETAMAKPPEAAVSSDLPARASGALTLDTFRDIARRETPGVVNINTRKVVKRQRFQDPFRDFFGDDMMDRFLPRGGSGTERQTQTSLGSGFIIDKEGRILTNRHVVEGADQISVTLSSGKTYEAKLVGKDARTDVALLKIEPKEALTTLELGDSDQIDVGEWVMAVGNPFGLGGNSVTVGVISFKGRALALGVQGTTVDMIQTDAAINPGNSGGPLLNTRGQVVGINTLIITGGEHQSSGVGFSVPINVARDILPQLRDKGKVTRGWLGIQIQSVDEDMAKSLKMKEAKGAIINQLTPGGPAEKAGLKAEDVILTADARKIQDNGDLSRYIASKPPGTTVHLNLLRSGEEKALSVTLGTFPDEPAEAEGGEARKGKLGMTLQDLNPTLAERLELPRATKGVVVRDVEAGETAEQAGLKRGDVIVSVNGSPVGGVDEFEQAIEAARKEGVARLRVRDSNGFRFVVLKVS
- the lon gene encoding endopeptidase La, with the translated sequence MSETKDDRTPDFESGGVHEVNLSDVPRELAILPLRDTILFPHAILPLAVARESSVALVHEAVRDRKVIGVVTQRDPTIDDPVESDLYRVGTLTHIHKMFKFPDGSLRLVVQGIQRFSLLGVNQYRPFIKAGLELLKDVVPAAQEVEVRALAQSVQGLFQRVVELSPTLSDELQTLAANIQDPARLADFIAGSIPSLNTAQKQEFLEILDVRARLDRINKVLVKDLEVLEVGSKIQSQVKSELQKNQREYYLREQMKAIQKELGDGDDQQREYNELREKVEKAGMPEEIKKEAVRELDRLTKMSPAAAEYTVARTYLDWLVALPWSRRTEVEIDLAKAKEVLDNDHYDLEKVKDRILEYLAVRKMKPDLKGPILCFVGPPGVGKTSLGKSIASALGRKFVRISLGGMRDEAEIRGHRRTYIGALPGQIIQGLRRADSKNPVFILDEVDKIGLDFRGDPSAALLEVLDPEQNNTFKDHYIDLPFDLSEVLFITTANILDTVPPALKDRMEVIRLAGYIEEEKLHIARRHIIPRQLENHGMTAETVAFGDEALTKLIREYTREAGLRNLEREIASIIRKVARKKAEGSPETVAVTPERVEEFLGAPYFMREEMDERTLIPGVALGLSWTAAGGEVLYIEASQMFGKKGLTLTGQLGDVMKESAQAALSWVRAHARQLGIEDSFFERVDLHLHVPEGAIPKDGPSAGITLVTAIVSLLTGRPVRPRVAMTGEMTLSGRVLPVGGIKEKVLAAHRLGVKEVLLPKRNEKAVKEDIPENVRTDLKVTLVSSIEEVLERALTPGSFESNRDKDRWQLRLSN
- a CDS encoding TraR/DksA family transcriptional regulator, with product MARKKGVVDRERYEVLKGMLEERRNEIQQKLRSLRETLPAEVTEVKDAEEQSVDDFVQEVDFALMQMKSETLSKIDEAIQRLETGTYGSCAECSSEIAEARLKALPFAALCRSCQEQEEMKTEAEREARAFARFQKEFSVAVR
- the groL gene encoding chaperonin GroEL (60 kDa chaperone family; promotes refolding of misfolded polypeptides especially under stressful conditions; forms two stacked rings of heptamers to form a barrel-shaped 14mer; ends can be capped by GroES; misfolded proteins enter the barrel where they are refolded when GroES binds); its protein translation is MAKDIVYREAARGAVLKGVNALADAVKVTLGPKGRNVILDRKFGSPTITKDGVTVAKEVDLKDPMENLGARMVREVASKTSDVAGDGTTTATVLAQCLFREGIKNVTAGVNPMELKKGIEKAVALVVEELKKLSKPVKGKMIAQVGTISANSDETIGGIIAEAMEKVGKDGVITVEESKTMETVLEVVEGMRFDRGYLSPYFVTDAERMEVVLEEPYLLIYEKKISSMKDLLPVLEKIAQQGKPLLIVAEEVEGEALATLVVNKLRGTLKAAAVKAPGYGDRRKAMLEDIATLTGGKAITEDLGIKLESMKIEDLGRAKKVVIDKENTTIIEGAGKPRDIEGRVKQLRTQIEETTSDYDREKLQERLAKLVGGVAVIKVGAATETEMKEKKARVEDAMHATKAAVEEGIVPGGGVALLRSVPALDKALQDQSLGHDVRVGMETVRRALEEPLRWIANNAGHEGNIVVGKVRGMDSEMGFNAQNNKFENLIDAGVIDPTKVVRCAIQNASSIAALMLTTEVVVAEIPEKKKEPPMPAGGMDDY
- a CDS encoding co-chaperone GroES; the protein is MPNVRPLRDRVLLRRLEEAEQKVGGIIIPDSAKEKPQKAEVMGVGSGRILQDGSRVPLTLKPGDKVLVGKWSGTDVKIGGEEYLILKEDEVLGILQ